From a single Mycolicibacterium mengxianglii genomic region:
- a CDS encoding acyl-CoA dehydrogenase family protein, giving the protein MTDTASTTAISESVQEFAARARTWLAENMPRIDPDKPPFSVRAEAVSWERAKELQRRLYAGGFTGICFPREYGGLGLDHAYQRAFDAESRYYEMPLILNTPTLTICAATILDMGSDDQKRDRISAVLRGDEILVQLLSEPSGGSDLAGVITRADRRGDKWIINGAKTWSTSAFAGDYGLMLARTDWTVPKHEGLTMFLVPLKSPGITMRRIKEANGSEEFCEEFFDGLELGDDAVVGEVNNGWEVASRQLFHERRAVGGGSEFASGSGAENMQELPTDYVALAESTGQGDDPRVQELAGQALVRRIVKDQLIPHISRAVATGALPPTGGTLIRLFHADQTEFEVDTTLAIAGTAGVVDSGDGLMDIGVRYLSRQTASLGGGSSEMARNVIGERILGFPREMAADRGVPFNQVKRGKT; this is encoded by the coding sequence ATGACAGATACAGCGTCCACCACCGCAATCAGCGAATCGGTCCAGGAATTCGCGGCTCGGGCCCGGACCTGGCTGGCCGAGAACATGCCTCGCATCGACCCCGACAAACCGCCGTTCAGCGTGCGCGCTGAGGCGGTGTCCTGGGAGCGCGCCAAAGAGCTGCAAAGACGCCTCTACGCAGGCGGATTCACCGGAATCTGCTTCCCCCGCGAGTACGGCGGCCTCGGCCTGGATCACGCCTACCAGCGGGCTTTCGACGCCGAGAGCCGCTACTACGAGATGCCACTGATCCTGAACACCCCGACATTGACCATCTGCGCCGCCACGATTCTCGACATGGGCAGCGATGACCAGAAGCGGGACCGTATCTCGGCCGTGCTCCGCGGGGACGAGATTCTGGTTCAGCTGCTCAGCGAGCCCAGCGGCGGCTCCGACCTGGCCGGTGTGATCACCCGGGCCGACCGCCGGGGCGACAAGTGGATCATCAACGGCGCCAAGACCTGGAGCACCAGCGCCTTCGCCGGCGACTACGGCCTGATGCTGGCCCGCACTGATTGGACCGTGCCCAAGCACGAGGGCCTGACGATGTTCCTGGTCCCGCTGAAGTCCCCTGGAATCACGATGCGGCGCATCAAGGAGGCCAATGGATCCGAGGAGTTCTGCGAGGAATTCTTCGACGGCCTCGAACTCGGCGACGACGCCGTGGTGGGCGAGGTCAACAACGGCTGGGAAGTGGCGTCGCGTCAACTGTTCCACGAGCGCCGCGCGGTGGGCGGCGGGTCCGAATTCGCCAGCGGTTCAGGTGCCGAGAACATGCAGGAACTGCCCACCGACTACGTGGCCCTTGCCGAGTCCACTGGGCAGGGCGATGATCCGCGTGTCCAAGAACTCGCCGGTCAGGCGCTGGTCCGGCGAATAGTCAAAGACCAGTTGATCCCCCACATCTCACGCGCGGTCGCCACGGGCGCGCTGCCGCCCACCGGAGGGACGTTGATCCGGCTGTTCCACGCCGACCAGACCGAGTTCGAGGTCGACACCACCTTGGCCATCGCCGGCACCGCGGGCGTCGTCGACTCCGGTGACGGCCTGATGGACATCGGTGTGCGCTATCTGTCCCGACAAACCGCGTCGCTCGGTGGTGGCAGCAGCGAGATGGCCCGCAATGTCATCGGTGAGCGCATCCTCGGCTTCCCTCGCGAGATGGCCGCCGACCGTGGTGTTCCGTTCAATCAGGTCAAACGCGGTAAGACATAA
- a CDS encoding nuclear transport factor 2 family protein yields MSQPATDISPALAASQASWKAVQAHDKDSWLALMADDVVIEDPIGKAITNPDGNGVRGKDAVSAFYDTNIASNNLRITCEETFPSSSPDEVAHILILRSEFEGGLSSEVRGVFTYRVDDAGKIANMRGYWNMDVMKFETAQRD; encoded by the coding sequence ATGAGCCAACCCGCCACCGACATCTCACCGGCATTGGCCGCATCCCAGGCTTCCTGGAAAGCGGTACAGGCACACGACAAGGACTCCTGGCTGGCGTTGATGGCCGACGACGTGGTGATCGAAGATCCGATCGGCAAAGCCATCACCAACCCGGACGGAAATGGGGTACGGGGCAAGGACGCGGTCTCGGCGTTCTACGACACCAATATCGCGTCGAACAACCTGCGCATCACCTGCGAGGAGACGTTTCCGTCCAGCTCCCCCGACGAGGTGGCCCACATCCTGATCCTGCGCAGCGAGTTCGAGGGCGGTCTCTCCAGCGAAGTGCGTGGTGTTTTCACCTACCGGGTGGACGACGCGGGCAAGATTGCCAACATGCGCGGTTACTGGAACATGGACGTCATGAAATTCGAGACCGCACAACGAGATTGA
- a CDS encoding Rv2578c family radical SAM protein, translating into MRWAAQGVDVDDGALPGLQRIGFVRSVRTPQFDGITFHEVLCKSALNKVPEVSMVPFKYTVNGYRGCSHACRYCFARPTHEYLDLDPGDDFDTQVVVKTNVVEVLRRELSRRSWGRETVALGTNTDPYQRAEGRYALMPGIIGALAESGTPFSILTKGTLLRRDLPAIAAAAAEVPVSLSISLAIGDADLQRQLEPGTPTPHARLQLISAIRAAGLGCHVMVAPVLPYLTDSREHLDMLLGQIAEAGATGVTVFGLHLRGSTRGWFMSWLATAYPELVAPYRRLYRHGAYLPEEYRAELRQRAAPLVARHGLNGDDRRFSRPTTPQPAATPQALQETLF; encoded by the coding sequence ATGCGATGGGCGGCTCAAGGTGTCGATGTCGACGACGGGGCACTGCCCGGTCTGCAGCGCATCGGCTTTGTGCGCAGCGTGCGCACACCGCAGTTCGACGGCATCACCTTTCACGAGGTGTTGTGCAAGTCCGCGTTGAACAAAGTGCCCGAGGTGTCGATGGTCCCGTTCAAATACACCGTCAACGGCTACCGCGGCTGCTCCCATGCCTGCCGTTACTGCTTCGCCCGACCGACGCACGAGTATCTGGACCTCGACCCCGGCGACGACTTCGACACCCAGGTCGTGGTCAAGACCAACGTCGTCGAGGTTTTACGACGTGAGCTGAGCCGGCGCAGCTGGGGCCGCGAGACCGTGGCGCTGGGTACCAACACCGACCCGTATCAGCGTGCCGAGGGGCGGTATGCGCTGATGCCGGGCATCATCGGTGCCCTCGCCGAATCCGGCACCCCGTTCTCGATCCTCACCAAGGGCACCCTGCTGCGGCGCGATCTCCCGGCGATCGCCGCGGCGGCCGCAGAAGTGCCGGTGTCGTTGTCCATATCTCTGGCGATCGGCGATGCGGACCTGCAGCGTCAGCTGGAACCCGGTACCCCTACGCCGCACGCCCGGCTGCAGCTGATCTCGGCGATCCGCGCCGCCGGACTGGGCTGTCATGTCATGGTGGCGCCGGTGCTGCCGTACCTGACCGACTCCCGCGAACACCTCGACATGCTGCTCGGCCAGATCGCCGAGGCGGGCGCCACCGGGGTGACGGTCTTCGGGTTGCATCTACGCGGCTCCACCCGCGGCTGGTTCATGTCGTGGCTGGCCACTGCGTACCCCGAGCTGGTGGCGCCCTATCGCCGGCTGTACCGCCACGGTGCCTACCTGCCGGAGGAGTATCGAGCGGAGTTACGGCAGCGGGCGGCGCCGCTGGTGGCCAGGCACGGCCTCAACGGGGATGACCGCAGGTTTTCCCGGCCGACCACGCCGCAGCCCGCCGCCACGCCCCAGGCGTTGCAGGAAACGCTGTTCTGA
- the urtA gene encoding urea ABC transporter substrate-binding protein, producing MRGSVRLHRSSLKRSALAAGSVVFATSLVLSGCGSKATDTEAASAASCVDTEGSTIKVGSLNSLSGTMAISEVTVRDAIKLAVDEINAGGGVMDKQIELIGEDGASEPTVFAEKAEKLISSDCVAAVFGGWTSSSRKAMLPVFESANSLLYYPVQYEGLESSPNIFYTGATTNQQIVPALDYLKEKGIKSLYLVGSDYVFPQTANRIIKAYAEANGIEIKGEDYTPLGSTDFSTIVNKVRTADADAVFNTLNGDSNVAFFREYKNVGLTPQAMPVVSVSIAEEEVGGIGVENIDGQLTAWDYYQTLDTPVNKSFVEAYKKAYGANKPTSDPMEAAYTSVYLWKNTVEKAKSFDVKAIQDNADGVTFEAPEGLVTIDGENHHITKTARIGEIRPDGLIYTIWESPGPIEPDPFLKSYPWAAGLSG from the coding sequence ATGCGCGGATCTGTGCGTCTCCATCGCTCCTCGCTGAAACGATCAGCTCTTGCTGCGGGGAGCGTGGTCTTCGCAACCAGTCTGGTACTCAGCGGTTGCGGCAGCAAAGCCACCGACACCGAAGCGGCCAGCGCCGCGTCATGCGTCGACACCGAAGGTTCGACCATCAAGGTCGGTTCCCTCAACTCTCTCTCCGGCACCATGGCGATCTCCGAGGTCACCGTGCGCGACGCCATCAAACTGGCCGTCGACGAGATCAACGCCGGCGGCGGCGTCATGGACAAGCAGATCGAACTCATCGGTGAAGACGGCGCTTCCGAGCCCACCGTGTTCGCGGAAAAGGCCGAGAAGCTAATCAGCAGCGATTGTGTCGCCGCGGTCTTCGGCGGCTGGACCTCCTCGAGCCGCAAGGCCATGCTGCCGGTCTTCGAGAGCGCGAACTCCCTGCTGTACTACCCCGTGCAGTACGAGGGCCTGGAGTCGTCGCCCAATATCTTCTACACCGGCGCCACCACCAACCAGCAGATCGTGCCCGCCCTGGACTACCTGAAGGAAAAGGGCATCAAGTCGCTCTACCTGGTGGGCAGTGACTACGTGTTCCCCCAGACCGCCAACCGCATCATCAAGGCCTATGCGGAGGCCAACGGTATCGAGATCAAGGGCGAGGACTACACCCCGCTGGGTTCCACCGACTTCTCGACCATCGTCAACAAGGTGCGCACCGCGGATGCCGACGCCGTGTTCAACACGCTCAACGGTGACTCCAACGTCGCCTTCTTCCGTGAGTACAAGAACGTCGGCCTGACGCCGCAGGCGATGCCGGTGGTGTCGGTTTCGATCGCCGAAGAAGAGGTCGGCGGCATCGGTGTGGAGAACATCGACGGACAGCTGACGGCGTGGGATTACTACCAGACTCTCGATACGCCGGTGAACAAGTCGTTCGTCGAGGCATACAAGAAGGCATACGGTGCCAACAAGCCCACCTCGGATCCGATGGAAGCCGCCTACACCTCGGTCTACCTGTGGAAGAACACCGTGGAGAAGGCGAAGTCCTTCGACGTCAAGGCCATCCAGGACAACGCCGACGGCGTGACGTTCGAGGCACCTGAAGGCCTGGTGACCATCGACGGGGAGAACCACCACATCACCAAAACCGCCCGCATCGGCGAAATCCGTCCCGACGGCCTGATCTACACCATCTGGGAATCCCCCGGCCCGATCGAGCCGGATCCGTTCCTGAAGTCCTACCCGTGGGCCGCCGGCCTCTCCGGCTGA